One genomic segment of Chitinophaga sancti includes these proteins:
- a CDS encoding AraC family transcriptional regulator, translating into MIIRYPEYTKDFNWTVLQSDSYTYAKYKKAIGAHRRVIFLKEHTILFALAGNKTIFLGDEVLHVNPSSIVILKRGLYGMTEVVPDGFEYEALLLFFPDSMLQNFLRQHQLQPDKIIADPQSYVMLPTSDLLHSFREQYMLFFQNRAENMEAILQLKIQEAFLLLLAGEHRDAVLNLFQGITHAQPANIEYIVNTHLLQPLTLGELAQLSGRSLASFKRDFQQYFNCSPKKWINEKRLAHARMLLLNDDMNVSEVALACGFENVPHFIKIFKQEFGDTPHALRAKKATI; encoded by the coding sequence ATGATCATCCGCTATCCGGAATATACAAAAGACTTTAACTGGACTGTATTACAATCCGACAGTTATACGTATGCCAAATACAAAAAGGCCATTGGTGCACACAGGCGGGTCATCTTTCTGAAAGAACATACTATTTTGTTTGCCCTGGCGGGGAATAAAACTATCTTCCTGGGCGATGAAGTACTGCATGTGAATCCATCCAGTATTGTGATTTTGAAAAGAGGTCTTTATGGTATGACAGAAGTGGTGCCGGATGGATTTGAATACGAAGCGCTCCTACTCTTTTTCCCGGATAGTATGCTGCAAAATTTTCTTCGGCAGCATCAGTTACAACCAGATAAAATTATAGCCGATCCCCAATCGTATGTGATGTTGCCTACCAGCGATCTGCTGCATAGTTTCAGGGAACAGTACATGCTGTTCTTTCAGAATCGTGCGGAGAATATGGAGGCAATTTTACAACTGAAAATACAGGAAGCATTTTTATTACTACTGGCTGGTGAGCACAGGGATGCCGTTCTGAATTTATTCCAAGGCATCACACATGCACAGCCAGCCAATATCGAATACATCGTTAATACCCACTTATTACAGCCCCTTACACTGGGCGAACTGGCGCAGCTTTCAGGCCGAAGCCTGGCGTCTTTTAAACGTGATTTCCAGCAGTACTTTAATTGCTCTCCAAAGAAATGGATCAATGAAAAAAGACTGGCGCATGCACGAATGCTATTGCTCAATGATGACATGAATGTATCTGAAGTAGCACTGGCCTGTGGATTTGAAAATGTGCCACATTTTATAAAGATCTTCAAACAGGAATTTGGAGATACTCCCCACGCGCTGCGAGCTAAAAAAGCAACAATTTGA
- a CDS encoding ABC transporter substrate-binding protein, whose product MSKSILCRPLITASIVVVLLSACTTSKKSSSKTATPPPTTAKPVKEEKPKDEAKSPKEIPFNVPAFAREIKKDTYNIALFTPLYLDSVNTDMPTRSLPRYILPGLDFYEGAQLALDSLQNQGIKLNVTVYDSKNKQNLSGANLINTDLIIAAVGTPEIKDLSDIAKKKQINLVSATYPNDAGVNENPFFIITNSLLKTHSEALLRYLQEGFATKNILVIHHDTPFEKRIAADIKAEYEKLQSSKKTKPREVVWDDNISDLALSQYLLNDRPNLVIVTSLDETNAKSIIRRLSTQSATYPIQVFGMPTWDVMKFKEPEFKGMPIFYTTPYWNDKTDAYSRYINDYWKKVYKSRPSDMAFKGFELTWYFVKQLSTNGVYFNKDINDPNKKVFSSFNYQPIYLKEGDKAPDYFENKNIYIIQKGDSSDIKMNFQ is encoded by the coding sequence ATGAGTAAATCCATTCTATGCAGGCCATTGATCACTGCATCCATCGTGGTTGTACTGCTGTCAGCGTGTACTACTTCCAAGAAAAGTAGTTCAAAGACGGCTACACCACCGCCAACAACTGCGAAACCTGTAAAAGAGGAAAAACCTAAGGATGAAGCTAAATCTCCTAAGGAAATTCCGTTTAATGTTCCAGCTTTTGCCCGGGAAATTAAAAAAGACACCTATAATATAGCGTTGTTTACCCCACTTTACCTGGATTCGGTTAATACAGACATGCCTACCCGCTCCCTGCCCCGCTATATTCTGCCGGGTCTGGATTTCTATGAAGGTGCGCAGCTGGCACTGGATAGTCTGCAAAACCAGGGTATAAAACTGAATGTTACTGTCTACGATAGTAAGAATAAGCAGAACCTGTCGGGTGCAAACCTGATCAATACAGACCTCATCATCGCTGCCGTTGGTACGCCGGAGATCAAAGATCTGAGTGATATAGCCAAAAAGAAACAGATCAACCTGGTGTCGGCTACCTATCCAAATGATGCTGGTGTAAATGAAAATCCGTTTTTCATCATCACCAACAGTTTGCTGAAAACACATAGCGAAGCTTTACTGCGCTACCTGCAGGAAGGCTTTGCAACTAAAAATATCCTGGTGATCCACCACGATACGCCGTTTGAAAAGCGTATTGCTGCTGATATCAAGGCTGAATACGAGAAACTACAGAGTAGTAAGAAAACCAAACCAAGAGAAGTAGTTTGGGATGATAACATCAGTGACCTGGCCCTTTCTCAATACCTGCTGAATGACCGTCCAAACCTGGTGATCGTAACTTCGCTGGATGAAACCAATGCAAAGTCGATCATCCGCAGACTGAGCACTCAGTCGGCCACCTACCCTATCCAGGTGTTTGGTATGCCTACATGGGATGTGATGAAGTTCAAGGAACCTGAATTCAAAGGAATGCCTATCTTCTACACCACTCCTTACTGGAATGATAAGACGGATGCTTACAGCCGTTATATCAATGACTACTGGAAGAAAGTGTATAAGTCCCGTCCGTCGGATATGGCTTTCAAAGGATTTGAGCTGACCTGGTACTTTGTAAAACAACTGAGTACAAATGGTGTGTACTTCAACAAGGATATCAATGATCCGAATAAGAAAGTATTCAGCAGCTTTAATTACCAGCCTATCTACCTGAAGGAAGGTGATAAGGCACCTGATTATTTCGAGAATAAGAATATCTATATTATACAGAAGGGAGATTCGAGTGATATAAAAATGAATTTTCAATAA
- a CDS encoding ligase-associated DNA damage response exonuclease, whose product MQLLQFTDIGIYCPAGDFYIDPWQPVQKAVITHAHSDHARGGSENYLCHHDSVPILQLRLGAEIHVQGVAYGEKIRMNGVTISLHPAGHVIGSAQIRVEHEGVVWVASGDYKTEYDGISAAFEPVPCQTFITECTFGLPVYNWQPQQVVFDNIRKWVYDNQQVGKTSVLLGYSLGKAQRLLYHLRDISPEIWAHGAIYITNQMLRDNGWDLPELHRITPDTPHSVFKNNLVIGPPSAADTTWMRRFNPYSLGVCSGWMQVRGHMRRRNADAGFILSDHADWHGLLTAVKATGAEKVYTTHGFSSAFARYLQENGIPAEEVKTEYGVTEEEETNPS is encoded by the coding sequence ATGCAGTTACTCCAATTCACAGATATAGGCATTTATTGTCCTGCCGGCGATTTCTACATAGACCCCTGGCAGCCTGTTCAAAAGGCTGTTATTACCCACGCACATTCCGACCACGCCCGTGGGGGAAGCGAAAATTACCTTTGTCATCATGATAGTGTACCCATTCTACAACTCAGGTTGGGAGCGGAGATCCATGTGCAGGGAGTGGCGTATGGAGAAAAGATCCGCATGAATGGTGTGACCATTTCTCTGCACCCTGCGGGGCATGTGATTGGTTCTGCACAGATAAGGGTAGAACATGAGGGGGTAGTATGGGTAGCGAGTGGAGATTATAAAACGGAGTACGATGGCATTTCTGCAGCATTTGAACCCGTGCCTTGTCAAACGTTTATTACAGAGTGTACTTTTGGACTGCCTGTCTATAACTGGCAACCCCAGCAGGTTGTGTTTGATAACATCCGGAAATGGGTATATGATAATCAGCAGGTGGGTAAGACGAGTGTGTTGCTGGGGTATAGCCTGGGCAAGGCGCAACGGTTGTTGTATCACCTGAGAGATATTAGTCCTGAGATATGGGCGCATGGCGCTATTTACATCACCAATCAAATGCTGCGGGACAATGGCTGGGATCTGCCGGAGCTGCATCGTATTACGCCCGATACTCCGCATAGTGTGTTTAAAAACAATTTAGTGATTGGCCCTCCCTCTGCTGCGGATACTACGTGGATGCGGCGTTTCAATCCCTATTCACTGGGTGTGTGCAGTGGGTGGATGCAGGTACGGGGGCATATGAGAAGAAGGAATGCGGATGCAGGATTTATTTTATCAGACCATGCTGACTGGCATGGATTGTTAACTGCTGTGAAAGCCACGGGGGCAGAAAAGGTGTATACAACCCATGGTTTTAGTAGTGCATTTGCACGCTACCTGCAGGAGAATGGGATACCTGCGGAAGAAGTAAAAACTGAATATGGTGTCACTGAAGAAGAAGAAACGAATCCATCATGA
- a CDS encoding beta-ketoacyl-ACP synthase III codes for MNEVYITRLSKFLPNEPVGNDEMENILGLVDGKPSRARLRVLGNNKIKTRYYSLDKDGKSTHSNAEMTAEAVKGLFDDKFPINKMQVLACGTTSPDQLLPNHAAMVHGLLKCQPVELIAATGACAAGMQAFKYAWMSIKCGNSANAVSTGSEKFSSWMLSEKFEPETDRVKLIDNNPIIAFEKDFLRWMLSDGASAALFQDKPNETGLSLRVDWVEIASYANELETCMYAGAVKNEDGTTKGWIDMTPEEWAQDSVFSFKQDTRLLGKNIVPSGAQMWKELVEKYNLDLDKLDYFLPHLSSEFFRFKIDEEITRLGVPIPQEKWFTNLVKVGNVGTASPYFMLEELMNTGMLKKGQTIVMMVPESARFSYAYAHLTVV; via the coding sequence ATGAACGAAGTTTATATTACAAGGCTCTCTAAATTTCTGCCGAATGAGCCTGTTGGGAATGATGAAATGGAAAACATTCTAGGACTGGTTGATGGGAAACCTTCCCGTGCCAGACTGAGAGTTCTTGGAAATAACAAGATCAAAACCCGTTATTATTCGCTGGATAAGGATGGTAAATCTACCCATTCCAATGCTGAAATGACGGCCGAAGCAGTAAAGGGTCTTTTTGATGATAAATTTCCGATCAATAAAATGCAGGTGCTGGCCTGTGGTACTACCTCGCCTGATCAGCTGTTGCCAAACCATGCTGCCATGGTTCATGGTCTGCTCAAATGTCAGCCGGTAGAACTGATCGCTGCTACTGGCGCTTGTGCAGCCGGTATGCAGGCTTTTAAATATGCCTGGATGTCCATTAAATGTGGCAACTCTGCAAACGCTGTGAGCACTGGTTCCGAAAAATTCTCCAGCTGGATGCTGTCAGAGAAATTCGAACCGGAAACTGACCGTGTGAAATTGATAGATAATAACCCGATCATCGCCTTTGAAAAGGACTTCCTCCGCTGGATGCTCTCCGATGGCGCCAGTGCAGCCCTGTTCCAGGACAAACCGAATGAAACCGGCCTCTCCCTGCGCGTAGACTGGGTGGAGATCGCTTCTTATGCTAATGAACTGGAAACCTGTATGTATGCAGGTGCTGTTAAAAACGAAGACGGTACTACCAAAGGCTGGATCGATATGACGCCGGAAGAATGGGCACAGGATAGCGTGTTCTCCTTCAAACAGGATACCCGCCTGCTGGGCAAAAACATCGTACCATCCGGTGCACAGATGTGGAAAGAACTGGTGGAAAAATACAATTTAGACCTGGATAAGCTGGATTACTTCCTGCCTCACCTGTCTTCTGAATTCTTCCGCTTTAAAATAGATGAAGAAATTACACGTCTGGGTGTACCTATTCCTCAGGAAAAATGGTTTACCAACCTGGTGAAAGTAGGAAACGTAGGTACAGCTTCTCCTTACTTCATGCTTGAAGAACTGATGAATACCGGCATGCTGAAGAAAGGACAGACCATCGTGATGATGGTTCCTGAAAGTGCGCGTTTCTCTTATGCGTATGCGCACCTGACAGTTGTATAA
- a CDS encoding head GIN domain-containing protein, protein MKQITGYAVLVLLALSHTGCDEHGVNGSGNMSTETRKLGDFHAVSLRGSMDIDYTDGPAEDVVIEAEDNMLPLITTEVKDGQLIIGQKSNTSIHLHKKITVKITAPDVEELSLAGSGTIRLMNDWEQDDYVKLSVTGSGDVLGSVNSPKVSVAVTGSGDVKLKGEAKDLNVDIAGSGSFDGYNLHAETTNVHVGGSGDAKVHASVTLNVQVSGSGSVDYHGNPTVNSQTSGSGSVHKRD, encoded by the coding sequence ATGAAACAAATTACCGGCTACGCCGTCCTTGTATTGTTAGCACTTTCCCATACCGGTTGTGACGAACATGGGGTCAACGGCAGTGGTAACATGAGCACAGAAACCCGTAAACTGGGCGATTTCCACGCCGTATCCTTACGTGGATCTATGGACATAGATTATACCGACGGACCGGCTGAAGATGTGGTGATCGAAGCTGAAGACAATATGCTTCCCCTGATCACCACCGAAGTAAAAGATGGTCAGCTGATAATAGGCCAGAAATCCAATACCTCTATTCATCTGCATAAAAAGATTACGGTAAAGATCACCGCTCCCGATGTAGAGGAACTGAGCCTTGCCGGCTCCGGCACCATTCGTCTTATGAATGACTGGGAACAGGACGATTATGTAAAGTTGTCCGTAACCGGCAGTGGCGATGTGTTAGGATCCGTGAACAGCCCTAAGGTAAGTGTGGCTGTAACTGGTTCCGGCGATGTAAAACTGAAAGGTGAAGCCAAAGACCTGAATGTGGATATCGCAGGCAGCGGTTCTTTCGATGGCTATAACCTGCATGCAGAAACAACCAATGTACACGTAGGCGGTAGTGGCGATGCAAAAGTACACGCCAGTGTAACCCTGAATGTACAGGTATCCGGTTCCGGTAGTGTGGATTATCATGGTAATCCAACCGTCAATTCCCAAACATCAGGATCAGGTTCAGTACACAAAAGAGATTAA
- the guaA gene encoding glutamine-hydrolyzing GMP synthase, with translation MTEKILILDFGSQYTQLIARSIRELNIYCEIKPCLQPVQWDDTVKGIILSGSPFSVNEPNAPSVDIAAMAAKVPVLGICYGAQLMAKNFGGEVAKSNIREYGRAFMVHENKEEKALFDISPRSQVWMSHSDTIVRMPEGFQIIAQTESIPVAAFKCDTRTPFPMVGFQFHPEVTHSLEGKTMLRNFLVHICGCKQDWTPAAFVQETVEKIKAQVGDKKVVMALSGGVDSTVAAELIHKAIGSNLYCIFVDNGLLRKDEFETVLDSYKHMGLNVKGVNAKDLFYGELAGVSDPEKKRKIIGRLFIEVFQQEATLLQNISFLGQGTIYPDVIESVSVNGPSVTIKSHHNVGGLPEKMNMGLVEPLRFLFKDEVRRVGREIGISEIFLGRHPFPGPGLAIRILGEITADKVAMLQEADAIYIEGLREHGLYDKVWQAGTILLPVQSVGVMGDERTYEFTVALRAVTSVDGMTADWAHLPYEFLAQMSNDIINKVKGINRVVYDISSKPPATIEWE, from the coding sequence ATGACAGAAAAGATTCTTATCCTCGACTTTGGTTCCCAGTATACGCAACTGATCGCGCGCAGCATCAGGGAACTGAATATTTATTGTGAAATCAAACCTTGTCTGCAACCAGTACAATGGGATGATACAGTTAAAGGCATTATTCTTTCCGGAAGTCCTTTTTCAGTAAACGAGCCTAACGCACCATCCGTAGATATCGCTGCCATGGCGGCAAAAGTGCCTGTGCTCGGTATTTGTTACGGAGCCCAGCTGATGGCTAAAAACTTTGGTGGTGAAGTAGCAAAGAGCAACATCCGGGAATATGGCCGTGCTTTTATGGTGCACGAAAATAAAGAAGAAAAGGCCCTCTTCGACATCTCACCCCGTAGCCAGGTATGGATGAGCCACTCTGATACCATCGTGCGTATGCCGGAAGGTTTTCAGATCATAGCCCAGACGGAAAGCATTCCTGTTGCCGCTTTCAAATGCGATACCAGAACTCCGTTCCCAATGGTGGGTTTCCAGTTCCACCCGGAAGTAACCCACTCTCTGGAGGGTAAGACCATGCTACGCAATTTCCTCGTACACATTTGTGGTTGCAAACAGGATTGGACCCCTGCTGCATTCGTACAGGAAACTGTAGAGAAAATTAAGGCACAGGTAGGAGATAAAAAAGTAGTAATGGCCCTCAGCGGTGGAGTTGACTCCACTGTAGCTGCAGAGCTGATCCATAAAGCAATTGGCAGTAACCTCTACTGCATATTTGTAGATAACGGGTTGCTCCGTAAAGACGAATTTGAAACGGTATTGGACTCATATAAACATATGGGCCTCAACGTGAAGGGTGTGAATGCAAAAGACCTCTTCTATGGTGAACTGGCTGGTGTAAGTGATCCTGAAAAGAAACGTAAGATCATCGGTCGTCTCTTTATCGAAGTATTCCAGCAGGAAGCTACCCTGTTGCAGAACATCTCTTTCCTGGGTCAGGGTACTATCTATCCTGATGTGATCGAGTCTGTATCTGTAAACGGACCTTCTGTAACCATCAAATCACACCACAACGTGGGTGGTTTGCCTGAGAAGATGAATATGGGTCTTGTTGAACCACTCCGTTTCCTCTTCAAAGACGAAGTAAGACGCGTAGGACGTGAAATTGGTATCAGTGAGATTTTCCTGGGTCGTCATCCTTTCCCGGGTCCTGGTCTGGCTATCCGTATCCTCGGTGAAATCACCGCTGATAAAGTAGCGATGTTGCAGGAGGCAGATGCTATCTACATCGAAGGTCTGCGTGAACACGGTCTCTACGACAAAGTATGGCAGGCAGGTACCATCCTCCTTCCGGTACAGAGCGTAGGTGTAATGGGTGATGAAAGGACTTACGAATTCACCGTTGCCCTCAGGGCGGTAACTTCCGTGGATGGTATGACTGCGGATTGGGCACACCTGCCTTACGAATTCCTGGCTCAAATGTCTAACGACATCATTAATAAGGTAAAAGGTATTAACCGCGTGGTGTACGACATCAGTTCCAAGCCGCCGGCTACCATCGAATGGGAATAA
- a CDS encoding ATP-dependent DNA ligase: protein MKAFADLIKLLSNSTKTNEKLDALSRYFASADPKDSIWVLALFTGRRPKRTVNATQLATWCLQMTDLPGWLFEECYHTVGDLAETIALLLPPGKSIATHPLHFWLEQLLKLEKASEVEKQQFILNAWDELDTSERFVFNKLITGSFRIGVSQKMMVNALATTHAIPAPTLSHMISGNWDPRQITLDELLNEDVKGADASKPFPFYLAYALETAPDVLGVPEEWQAEWKWDGIRGQIIKRQGQLFVWSRGEELITEKFPEYGPLLEHLPEGTVIDGEILTYANDFPLPFQTLQTRIGRKNVTKKQLQEAPVVFLSYDLLEWEGKDIRTSPLSERRQLLEQVVERVNHPALRLSPAITFHNWSALIEFRMQAREMGSEGLMLKKKDSAYQVGRKRGDWWKWKIDPLTIDAVMIYAQKGHGRRSNLYTDYTFAVKDGDQLVSFTKAYSGLTDKEINEVDNWVKRNSIEKFGPVRTVKPELVFEIAFEGIAASNRHKSGVALRFPRISRWRKDKPPEEINTLADLQLLLKMQQ, encoded by the coding sequence ATGAAAGCATTTGCAGACCTTATAAAATTGCTGAGCAACAGCACGAAGACGAATGAGAAACTGGATGCGCTGAGTCGATACTTTGCGAGTGCTGATCCGAAGGATAGCATATGGGTGTTAGCGTTGTTTACCGGCCGGCGGCCAAAGAGAACGGTGAATGCCACACAGTTGGCGACATGGTGCTTGCAGATGACGGATTTGCCGGGGTGGTTGTTTGAAGAGTGTTATCATACAGTAGGTGATCTGGCAGAGACGATTGCATTGCTATTACCGCCGGGCAAGAGTATTGCTACACATCCTTTGCATTTTTGGCTGGAACAACTTCTCAAACTGGAGAAAGCAAGTGAAGTGGAAAAGCAGCAATTCATATTGAATGCGTGGGATGAACTGGATACAAGTGAACGGTTTGTGTTTAATAAATTGATAACGGGAAGTTTCAGGATCGGGGTATCACAGAAGATGATGGTGAATGCACTTGCCACTACACATGCTATTCCGGCCCCTACCCTATCGCATATGATCAGTGGAAACTGGGATCCCAGACAGATCACACTGGATGAATTATTGAATGAAGATGTAAAGGGTGCAGATGCGTCGAAGCCTTTTCCTTTTTATCTCGCGTATGCATTGGAGACAGCGCCGGATGTGCTGGGAGTGCCGGAGGAATGGCAGGCGGAATGGAAGTGGGATGGGATACGTGGGCAGATCATTAAAAGACAGGGGCAATTATTTGTGTGGTCCAGAGGGGAAGAATTGATAACGGAGAAGTTCCCGGAGTATGGACCATTGCTGGAGCATTTGCCGGAAGGGACAGTGATAGATGGGGAGATCCTAACGTATGCGAATGATTTTCCTTTGCCGTTTCAGACCTTGCAGACAAGAATTGGAAGGAAGAATGTGACGAAGAAGCAATTGCAGGAGGCGCCGGTAGTGTTTTTGAGTTATGATCTACTGGAATGGGAAGGGAAGGATATCAGAACGTCTCCATTATCTGAAAGGCGGCAATTGTTAGAGCAGGTGGTGGAGCGGGTGAATCATCCTGCATTGCGGTTATCGCCGGCGATCACTTTTCATAACTGGTCAGCATTGATAGAGTTTAGGATGCAGGCCCGTGAAATGGGAAGCGAGGGATTGATGTTGAAGAAAAAAGATTCTGCTTACCAGGTGGGTCGCAAGAGAGGTGATTGGTGGAAATGGAAGATCGATCCATTGACAATAGATGCCGTCATGATATATGCACAAAAGGGGCATGGGCGGCGATCAAATTTGTATACTGATTACACATTTGCAGTAAAGGATGGGGATCAGTTAGTATCGTTTACAAAAGCGTATTCCGGGTTGACAGATAAGGAGATCAATGAGGTGGATAACTGGGTAAAAAGGAATTCTATAGAAAAGTTCGGGCCGGTGCGGACAGTGAAACCTGAGCTGGTATTTGAGATTGCTTTTGAAGGGATTGCGGCTTCTAACAGGCATAAGTCAGGGGTGGCGCTGCGCTTTCCCCGTATCAGCAGGTGGAGGAAGGATAAGCCTCCTGAAGAGATCAATACCCTGGCTGATCTCCAATTATTATTAAAAATGCAGCAGTAG
- a CDS encoding class I SAM-dependent methyltransferase, with amino-acid sequence MEQRKMTAAEAAQQLRRPTGDDGVKMGVQMSRSNRLIYEMTLDFLQLKAGDQVLELGMGNGHFIPALFEKENNLQYTGLDLSDVMVQEAIVANADAIRAGRVQILEGTADTIPFDTGVFTKVFAVNVLYFWQPPAITLQEIYRILQPEGEVILAFRTKRTMEKLAFVDHGFSLYDTETVQEMLQNVGFQVTEIQTAVEPPKAAADGSMLVQLENVCMRGVKTLSSI; translated from the coding sequence ATGGAGCAACGTAAAATGACGGCTGCGGAAGCTGCACAACAATTACGCCGCCCAACAGGGGACGATGGGGTGAAGATGGGCGTACAAATGAGCAGGTCGAACCGCCTTATTTATGAAATGACACTCGATTTCCTGCAACTAAAAGCCGGCGATCAGGTGTTGGAACTGGGCATGGGGAACGGACATTTTATACCTGCCTTATTCGAAAAAGAAAACAACCTCCAATATACAGGATTAGATCTCTCCGATGTGATGGTGCAGGAAGCCATTGTTGCAAATGCAGACGCCATCCGTGCCGGCAGGGTACAGATCCTGGAAGGTACGGCAGACACTATTCCTTTTGATACAGGTGTATTTACAAAAGTCTTTGCAGTCAATGTATTGTACTTCTGGCAACCGCCAGCAATAACGCTACAGGAGATCTACAGGATATTACAGCCGGAAGGCGAAGTGATACTGGCCTTTCGCACGAAACGTACCATGGAGAAATTAGCATTCGTAGATCATGGCTTTTCATTGTATGATACAGAGACGGTGCAGGAAATGTTACAAAATGTTGGGTTTCAGGTCACTGAAATTCAGACAGCAGTAGAACCCCCGAAAGCGGCTGCAGACGGGAGTATGCTGGTACAACTGGAGAACGTTTGTATGAGGGGCGTTAAAACTTTAAGTAGTATTTAA
- a CDS encoding Lrp/AsnC family transcriptional regulator: MNPGNNTIKKDNATEIALDEKDIAILQLLEEDAKMTIRDLAARLNLSATPVYERIRKMEQAGVIRQYAAIVDPSKIDKGLTVLCYISLKEHGKKAGSKFIKEITSFPEVLECLNISGQFDFMLKVQVKDMIAYHDFNVNKLGELDNIGHMESVFVMSVIKATHRVVY; this comes from the coding sequence ATGAACCCGGGTAACAACACAATTAAAAAAGATAACGCAACCGAAATTGCGCTGGACGAAAAAGACATCGCCATCCTTCAGCTGTTGGAGGAAGATGCCAAGATGACCATCCGCGACCTGGCAGCACGTCTTAACCTGAGTGCAACCCCGGTTTACGAACGTATCCGTAAGATGGAACAGGCCGGCGTAATTCGTCAGTATGCTGCTATTGTAGATCCCAGCAAGATCGACAAGGGCCTGACTGTATTGTGCTACATCTCCCTCAAAGAGCATGGTAAAAAAGCAGGCAGTAAATTCATCAAGGAAATTACTTCTTTCCCTGAAGTACTGGAATGCCTCAACATCTCCGGTCAGTTCGACTTCATGTTGAAAGTACAGGTAAAAGATATGATCGCTTACCACGACTTCAATGTGAATAAACTGGGAGAGCTGGATAATATCGGCCACATGGAGAGTGTGTTCGTAATGTCTGTGATCAAAGCGACACACCGGGTGGTGTATTAA
- a CDS encoding ester cyclase, which translates to MSKAVVLRFNEEVLVKGDLQVFEEIVSPSFTNHSTPAGTDKGKAGLLAFYHNVLKPALPDITIEIHEMFEEGDTVITRKTIRGTLGIPFMGFEAGTKVAMPTIDIVKVKDGQYVDHWAERHIQPA; encoded by the coding sequence ATGTCAAAAGCAGTCGTATTAAGATTCAATGAAGAAGTGCTTGTAAAAGGTGACTTACAGGTATTTGAAGAAATCGTTTCTCCTTCCTTTACAAACCATTCAACACCAGCAGGTACGGACAAAGGGAAAGCTGGTCTGCTGGCTTTTTATCACAATGTATTGAAACCAGCATTGCCGGATATCACGATAGAGATCCATGAGATGTTTGAAGAGGGTGATACCGTTATTACAAGAAAAACTATTCGTGGTACGCTTGGTATTCCTTTCATGGGTTTTGAAGCGGGTACAAAAGTAGCGATGCCAACGATTGATATCGTGAAAGTAAAGGATGGTCAATATGTAGATCATTGGGCAGAAAGGCATATTCAACCTGCATAA